TGCTGCGGATACCGCACGGTTTGCCACGCCGGGCGTAAATATCGGGCTATTCTGCTCAACGCCGATGGTGGCTCTGTCTCGCAATGTATCCCGCAAACATGCGATGGAGATGTTGCTGACTGGTGAGATGATCAGCGCCGCACGGGCCGCGGAAATAGGTTTGGTGAACCGGGCAGTGGATGAACAGGTGCTGGACGAAACGGTCTACGGCATGGCGCGCACTGTTGCGGACAAATCGGGTCATACCCTCAAAATCGGCAAGGAGGCGTTTTACCGTCAATTGGAAATGCCGTTGGCGGATGCCTACGAGTTAACCTCGAAGGTGATGGCAGACAACATGCAGGCAAATGATGCCCAGGAAGGTATCTGTGCGTTTCTGGACAAGCGCAAGCCGGAATGGAAAGACAGCTGATCAGTCTGCCGCGCAGTTCGATTCGCCCAGGAGTAGCCGATTGCCCACGGTTATGCCGTTCTCTGCAAAGAACCCGTCGTTCATCTCGACGGCGAAGGTGAACTCCACGCCTGCCGGGTAGGTTGGGCAGTTGCTGCCCCTCGACGATGTGCAAGGCGCCATCTTCCGGATGCTTCCTATGACACCGTTTTCAGCCACATATCCGATATCCAGGGGGATCAGGGTGTTGTACATCCAGAACCCGTGATTTGCGCTTTGCGGCCGCTGGTATACAAACAGCATACCAGCCTCTGGTGGCATGACGGTTCGACCCATCAAGCCTTTCTGGCGCTGCTCGAATTCCCGGGCGATCTCGAGGGTCACGGGGATTGTTTTTTGATTCGTCACAAAACAAGCCGTGGTGGTCGGCAGCCTGGGCTGGGGAACGACGGAATCCGCGGAACAGGCCGAAGCCAGAGCTGCTGAGAGAAGCAGCGTGGTGAGCCGCAGAGCCCGGCGGAACCCGTTCATGAACGTAGCCGGTAGCCGGTTTTAAAGATCCACCATATTGCCAGCATACACGCAGTCAGAAACACGAGAGTCATGCCGACACTGATTGCAATGTGCACGTCCGAAACGCCGTAAAACGCCCACCGAAAACCACTGATCAGGTAAACAACGGGATTGAACAGGCTGATGGTCTGCCAGATCTCGGGCAGCATATCGATGGAGTAAAAGGTACCTCCCAGGAACACCAGTGGCGTGACAATCATCATGGGCACTATCTGCAGCTTTTCGAAGCCATCCGCCCAGATTCCGATAATGAAGCCAAAGAGACTGAAGGTGATGGAAGTGAGCACCAGGAAGGAGACCATCCAGAAAGGGTGGAGCACACTGTAATCCACGAACAGACTGGCGGTTGCCAGGATGATGAGGCCAAGAATCACCGACTTGGTTGCCGCCGCGCCCACATAGCCCAGAACCACTTCAACGTATGAGACCGGTGCCGAAAGCACTTCGTAGATGGTGCCCGAGAACTTCGGCATGTAGATCCCGAAGGACGCGTTGGAAATGCTTTGCATGAGCAACGAGAGCATCACCAGCCCGGGAATTATGTAGGCTCCATAGCTGATATTGTCGATGTCACCCATGCGGGAGCCAATCGCCGAGCCAAACACCACGAAGTACAGACATGTGGAAATCACCGGTGACAACACACTCTGCATCACCGTGCGTTTCATGCGGGCCATTTCAAACTTGTAGATTGCGCGGACGCCGTAAAGGTTCATGCCTTTCTCCAAAAAGTCAGCGGGCTTGTTCGTGCACCAGGCCGACAAAAATCTCTTCCAGGGAGCTTTCGCGAGTCTGCAGGTCGCGGTAGTCAATGCCAAGATCACCCAGGGTGCGGAGCAATCGGGCCACTCCGGCCTGCTCCTGCTGGGAGTCAAAGGTGTAAATCAGCTCGTAGCCGTCTTCAGACAACTCAATGGGCTCGAGGGTCAGTTCGCCGGGGAGCTGCTCAAGCCGGCTCTGAAGGTGAAGCCGAAGCTCTTTTTTTCCGAGCTTGCTCATCAACTGGGTCTTGTCTTCCACCAGGATGATTTCGCCCTGACGGATCACCCCGATACGATCCGCCATCTCCTCGGCTTCTTCGATGTAGTGGGTCGTGAGAATAATGGTGACGCCGTTTTCTCTCAGTTTACGCACCATTTCCCACA
This Marinobacter salinus DNA region includes the following protein-coding sequences:
- a CDS encoding enoyl-CoA hydratase — its product is MTTTGEPLVRKYSENGVTTLTLNQPERRNSLSMAMLEALSEELSLVADEAETRVVVLASAGRVFCAGHDLREVREQFASHEFQLALFNQCSKVMQQIVNLPKPVIARVAGVATAAGCQLVASCDLAIAADTARFATPGVNIGLFCSTPMVALSRNVSRKHAMEMLLTGEMISAARAAEIGLVNRAVDEQVLDETVYGMARTVADKSGHTLKIGKEAFYRQLEMPLADAYELTSKVMADNMQANDAQEGICAFLDKRKPEWKDS
- a CDS encoding ABC transporter permease, with the translated sequence MNLYGVRAIYKFEMARMKRTVMQSVLSPVISTCLYFVVFGSAIGSRMGDIDNISYGAYIIPGLVMLSLLMQSISNASFGIYMPKFSGTIYEVLSAPVSYVEVVLGYVGAAATKSVILGLIILATASLFVDYSVLHPFWMVSFLVLTSITFSLFGFIIGIWADGFEKLQIVPMMIVTPLVFLGGTFYSIDMLPEIWQTISLFNPVVYLISGFRWAFYGVSDVHIAISVGMTLVFLTACMLAIWWIFKTGYRLRS
- a CDS encoding DUF192 domain-containing protein, whose amino-acid sequence is MNGFRRALRLTTLLLSAALASACSADSVVPQPRLPTTTACFVTNQKTIPVTLEIAREFEQRQKGLMGRTVMPPEAGMLFVYQRPQSANHGFWMYNTLIPLDIGYVAENGVIGSIRKMAPCTSSRGSNCPTYPAGVEFTFAVEMNDGFFAENGITVGNRLLLGESNCAAD